In the genome of Deltaproteobacteria bacterium, the window CCGCATAGTACTTCGCCTCGAGCTCGACGGGCGGGATGTCCCCGATTGAGCTGAGCAGCCGACGGTTATTCCACCAGTCGACCCACTCCAGTGTCGCGAACTCGACCTGTTCGATGTTCCTCCACGGACCGTTGCGCCGAATGACCTCGGTCTTGTAGAGACCGTTGATCGTCT includes:
- a CDS encoding IS3 family transposase, with amino-acid sequence TINGLYKTEVIRRNGPWRNIEQVEFATLEWVDWWNNRRLLSSIGDIPPVELEAKYYAGREEAPVMEAGLN